The nucleotide sequence CGCCGGTGTCGCCGCCCTGGTGCTCTGCATCATCATGGGCAAGCGCCGCAGCTGGCCGCGTGAGGCCGCCCGCCCGCACAACCTGACCATGGTCATGCTCGGTGCCGGCATCCTCTGGTTCGGCTGGTTCGGCTTCAACGCCGGTTCCGCCGGTGCGGCCGACTGGGCCGCGGGCTTCGCCTTCGTCAACACGATCGCCGCGACCGCCGCCGCCATTCTCGGCTGGCTGATCGTCGAGAAGCTGCGCTACGGCAAGGCCACCTCGCTGGGTGCCGCCTCCGGCATCGTGGCCGGTCTGGTCGCCATCACCCCGGCCGCCGCTGCGGTCTCCCCGCTGGGTGCGCTGGTCGTCGGTGCGGTCGCCGGTGCGCTGAGCGCCTACGCGGTGGGCCTGAAGTACAAGCTGGGCTACGACGACTCGTTCGACGTCGTCGGCGTCCACTTCGTCTCCGGCCTCTGGGGCACCCTGGCCATCGGCTTCTTCGGCACCGCGGTGGCGCCGGACGCGACCGACGGTCTGTTCTACGGTGGCGGCGTGTCGCAGCTGGGTATCCAGGCGGTCGCCGCACTGGCCACCATCGTCTACTGCGCCATCGTCACCACGATCATCGTCTACATCGTGAAGTTCACGATCGGCCTGCGGGTCGAGGACGAGTCGGAGCAGGCCGGCATCGACGAGGCCGAGCACGCCGAGACCGGCTACGAGCTGTCCGGCCTGCGCGGCGGCGGTGGACTCGGCTCCGCCCCGAAGCCCCCGGCCGCGGCGGCGCCCACCACCCCGGCGAAGCAGGAGGCCTGACCCATGAAGCTCGTGACAGCGATCGTCAAGCCGTTCGTCCTCGAGGACGTCAAGGGTGCGCTCGAGCAGATCGGCGTGCTGGGACTGACGATCAGCGAGGTCCAGGGCTACGGCCGGCAGAAGGGCCACACCGAGGTCTACCGGGGCGCCGAGTACTCGGTCGACTTCGTGCCCAAGGTGCGGGTCGAGGTCGTCGTGGACGACGCCCTGCTGGACAAGGTCGTCGACGCGGTCGTCGAGGCCGCCCGCACCGGCAAGATCGGTGACGGGAAGGTCTGGGTGACCGCGGTCGAGACCGTCGTGCGGGTCCGCACCGGTGAGCGCGGAACCGACGCGATCTGAGATCGGATCTCATCGGGCGGGCCCGTCGCACCCCACGGGGTTGCGGCGGGCCCGTCCGCTGTCCGGACTCGAACCGGACATACCGGCGCAATCGAGGCGACCGGTGGCCGAACGAGCAGAAAGCGGGTGGCGCGGGGCGATGACGGTCCTCGGGTCGGGTGAGGCGGCGGACCTGGTCAAGGCCAAGTCGGTGCTCCTGGAGTCCAACGGCCGGCACCACCACGGCCCGGAGGCGTTGCGGGCCGCGCTGGTCGATCTGCACGATTTCTGGCTCTCGTCACGGTGCGCGACGCTCGGCTTCGGTGGCGACGGCGGCGGGGTCGCCCTGGTCGCCGTCGGAGCGCTGGGCCGGCGCGATCTCTGTCCGTACTCCGATCTCGATCTGGTGCTGCTGCACGACGGACGCAAGGGGATCGAGACGCTCGCCGAGCAGCTCTGGTACCCGCTGTGGGACGCCGGCATCGGGCTGGACCACTCGGTCCGCACCCCGGGCCAGGCCGTGCAGGTCGCGACCACCGATCTGCGGGCCGCGCTCGGCCTGCTGGAGGCGCGGCACATCGGGGGCGACGGCACGTTGTCGGGCAAGGTCCGCGACGCCGTCCGGCAGGCCTGGCGGGCCGGGATCCGGAACCGGTTCGACGAGATCGTGGACACCACCACGGAGCGCTGGCGGCGCAACGGCGACGTCGCACACCGGATCGAACCGGACCTGAAGAACGGTCACGGCGGCCTGCGCGACATCCAGCTGATCGACGCGCTGGCCACCGCCCAGCTGGTCGACCGTCCGTCCAGCGAGGTGATGGAGGCCCGCACCCTGCTGCTGAACGTGCGTACCGAGCTGCACCGGCGCTCCGGGCGTGCCCGCGACGTGCTGCGCGCCCAGGACGCCGACGAGATCGCCGCGAGCGTCGGCTTCGCCGACGTCGGCGACCGTTTCGACCTGGCCCGCGCGCTGTCCGGGGCGGCCCGCGCGGTGGCCTTCGGCGCGGAGGTCGGCCTGCGCCAGGCACGCAACGCGCTGCCCCGCCGCGGGCTGGCCGCGTTGCGCCGGGCACCCGTCCGCCGCCCGCTGGACTCCGGCGTCGTCGAGCACGGGGGTGAGGTCGGCCTGGCCCGCGACGCCTCGGCCGCGAAGGACCCGGCCCTGGTGTTGCGGGTCGCGGCCACCGCCGCCCGCACCGGGCTGCCGATCTCGGCCGGAACCCTGACCCGGCTCGCCGACACCGCACCGGAGCTGCGCACACCGTGGCCGCGGGCGGCGCTCGCGGAGCTGCTCGCGCTGCTCGGCACCGGGCAGGCGATGGTCGACGTGATCGAGTCGCTGGACCGGACCGGGCTGTGGGGGCGGCTGTTTCCGGAGTGGGGTGCGGTGCGTGACCTGCCCCCGCGCGACCGCACGCACGTCTGGACGGTCGACCGGCACCTGGTCGAGGTCTGCGTGCAGGCCGCCCGGCTGACCACCCGGGTGTCCCGCCCGGACCTGCTGCTGGTCGGTGCGCTGCTGCACGACATCGGCAAGGGCCGCGGCGGCGACCACTCGGTGGTGGGGGAGTCCCTGGTCCGCCAGATCGGCGAGCGGCTGGGGATGCGCGGATCCGACGTCGAGCTGCTCGCCGCGATGGTCCGCCACCATCTGCTGCTCCCGCACACCGCCACCCGGCGTGACCCGGAGGACCCGGCGACGGTGACCCGGGTGCTGGACACCCTGCGGTCGGCGGTCGGCGGCGACGACGAGCGGGTCGCGGTACTGGTCGAGCTGCTCGACGCGCTCGCCGAGGCGGACTCGTTGGGGACCGGGCCCGGTGTGTGGAGCCCGTGGCGGCGCACCCTGATCCAGGGGCTGTCCGGACGCTGCCTGAGCGCACTCGACGGGCGACCCTTCGTCGAGCCGGGCCCGCCGGACCCGGCGTACAAGGAGATGATCGAGGCGGTCGCCGAGGACGGTGTGCCGCAGGTCCGGTTCTCCACCGGGGACGACGTCGCGACGGTGGCGGTCGCGCTGCCGGACGGACGCGGTGCGCTCTCCGCGGCCGCCGGTGTGGTCGCACTGCACTCGTTGCAGGTGCACACCGCGGACGTCGCGATCACCGCGGCCGACGACACCGGGGCGGTCGCGGTGCTCACGTTCGCGGTGACGCCGCGATTCGGCGGCCTACCGGATCCCGCGCTCGTCCGCTCCGACCTGATCCGGGTGCGGGGCGGTTCGCTGGCGCTGCCCGAGGCACTGGCCCGCAAGGAACGCGACTACGCCCCGTCCACCCCGGAGGTGGAGCGGACAGCGCCGCCGCGGGTGCTCTGGTTCGACGACGAGGCCAGCGGCGCGGTCGTCCTGGAGCTGCGCGGCACCGACCGGATCGGGCTGCTGCACCACGTCACCGCGGCCCTGGAACGGACCGGGGTCGACCTGGTGTGGGCCCGGGTGGAGACGCTCGGCGCCTCGATCGTCGACTCGTTCGGGATCGCCGGGGCGCCGGAGCGGGCGGCCCGCCGGGAGATCGAGCGCGCGGTGCTCGCCGCCGCAGTCGCACGCCCCCGAGCCTGAGCTCGCGCCCGCGGCGGAGCTTGCCTCCGTGGGTGCGCTTGCCTCCGTGGGTGAGTTCGCGCCCGTGGGTGCGCTTGCCTCCGTGGGTGAGTTCGCGCCCGTGGGTGCGCTTGCCTCCGTGGGTGAGTTCGCGCCCGTGGGTGCGCTTGCCTCCGTGGGTGAGTTCGCGCCCGTGGGTGCGCTTGCCTCCGTGGGTGAGTTCGCGCCCGTGGGTGCGCTTGCCTCCGTGGGTGAGTTCGCGCCCGTGGGTGCGCTTGCCTCCGTGGGTGAGTTCGCGCCCGTGGGTGCGCTTGCCTCCGTGGGTGAGCTTGCGCCCGTGGGTGCGCTCGCCCCGCGGGCGAGTTCGCCCCGCCCCGCCGGGCGGCCGGTTGCGCCCGCGCCGGTCGCGGAGCCGGTCCGGTGAGCGGCTGCGCCACCGGCCGCGCGGGTCCGCCGGGGCTCGCGCGGCCCTGCCCGTACCACCGCCCGCTGTCCGTACCACCGCCCGCTGCCCACGCCTCCGCTCGCGTCGCCCGCGCCACGGCCGATCGCCTGCGCGGTCGCCCCGTCGCTCGCGGCTCGCACGGGTTCGCACGGGTTCGTGGTGTTCGCACGGCTTCCGATCCCGTGCGGATGCGACGATCCCGTGCGAATCGGCCCGGCGCGCCGGCCGCACGACCGGAGCCCGCACGACCGGAGCCCGTGCGATGACCGGCGCGAACGGAGCAAGGTGACCGGAGTCGATGCGACGGTCCAGCGCCCGCACACCGCCCACAGGGCCGCGTGCCGCAGCGGCCTGTCCGAGCGCTCTTCGCGCCGCGTGCGAGCACCTGCGCGCGAATCGGCCTGGCGCGGTGACCCGCATGACCGGAGCCTGCTCGGCGCCCGGTGCGAACAGGCCGTGTGACGACCCCGCACGCCGTTAGCCCACGCGACGACCGGTGGGACCGGGGGCCGGGCGGACGGAGCCGATGCGTCGATCGGTGCGCACGCACCGCCCACGGGCCGCGCACCGCCCACGGGCCGCGCACCGCCCACGGGGCGGCGCACCGCGGCTGGCCGAGCTCGCTTCCGGCCGATCGCGAGCACCTACGCGGGTTCGCACGGGATCGTCGCATCCGCACGGGATCGGAGCCCGTGCGAACGCAGCGAACCCGTGCGAATCGGCCAGGCTCGACGCCCCATACGGCCGGATCTCGGCGTGATGCCCGGCATGGCCGGAGCCCCGCGCGACGCCCCGCACGGCCGGAGCCCCTGCGACGCCCGGCGCGACCGAGGCGCGCGTGACGCCCGGCACGAACGGCGCCCGCGCGACGATCCGGCAGGACCGCTCCCGAAGCAGAACCGCGCCCGAAGCGTCGATCCCGTGCGAACACCGACGATCGCCGGCGAACGCGGCGATCCCGCGCATCCGGGCCGACACGCTGTGTTCGTGATGGAACGATCCGCACAGGCCGACCGTTGCGCGGTGCATGGGCCCTGCGCATTTCGTCGATCCGCTCGTCGTCCGGCTCTCCGGCCGGACCCTGCTGCTGGTCGCAGGCCTGCCCGGAGCCGGGAAGTCCACCCTGCTGGCGGCGATGACGGCACCGGCGGGTGTCCGGGTGCTCGACTCCGGCGCCGCCCGCGCGGCCCTGGCGCGCCGGCTCCCCGCCGCGATGCCGTACGGGTCGTACCGCTGGCTCACCCACCTGGCGCACCGGACCGGCGTCGTGCTGGCCTGCGCGGGCCGGACCGAGACCGTGGTGGTGCACCTGCCGGCGACCTCGCCCGCGGTCCGCACGGCGGTACGAGCGCTGGCGAGGGCGTCGCGTCGGGCACCGCACCTGCTGTGGCTCGATGTGCCCTCCGACCAGGCGATGGCCGGTCAGCATGCGCGCGGCCGGGTGGTCCGCAGGCGGCAGTTCGCGGTACATGTCGAGCGCGCCCGGGAGGCCTCCGAGCGGCTGCGCGCGGGCCGCGAACGGGGCTGGGAATCGGTCCGCATCGCGGATCGCTCCGGCGCCCGCCACGGCCTGGCACTGGCCAAGTAGGCTGGTAAGGGTGTTCGACTCCCTCTCCGAGCGGCTCGGATCCACGCTGCGTGACCTCCGCGGCAAGGGCCGGCTGTCCGACGCCGACATCGACGCCACCGCGCGCGAGATCCGGATCGCCCTGCTGGAGGCGGATGTCGCCCTGCCGGTGGTCCGCCAGTTCATCAACCGGGTCAAGGAGCGGGCCAAGGGTGCGGAGGTCTCACAGGCCCTCAACCCGGCCCAGCAGGTCGTCAAGATCGTCAACGAGGAACTCGTGGGGATCCTCGGCGGCGAGACCCGGCGGCTGAACCTCGCCAAGGAACCGCCGACCGTCATCATGCTGGCCGGCCTGCAGGGTGCCGGTAAGACCACCCTGGCGGGCAAGCTGGCCCGCTGGCTCAAGGGGCAGGGGCACACGCCGCTGCTGGTGGCCTGCGACCTGCAACGGCCCAACGCGGTCAACCAGCTGCAGATCGTCGGCGAGCGGGCCGGGGTGCCGACGTTCGCGCCGCACCCGGGCGCCACCGGCTCCGGCGAGCTGCCCCAGGGCCCCGGCGATCCGGTCGGCGTCGCCCGCGACGGCATCGCGCACGCTCGCGACAAACAGTACGACGTGGTCGTCGTCGACACCGCGGGCCGGCTCGGCGTCGACGAGGAGCTGATGCGTCAGGCGTCCGACATCCGGACGGCGGTGCAGCCCGACGAGGTCCTGTTCGTCGTCGACGCGATGATCGGTCAGGACGCAGTGGCCACCGCCGAGGCCTTCCGGGACGGTGTCGGGTTCACCGGCGTCGTGCTGACCAAGCTCGACGGCGACGCCCGCGGCGGTGCCGCGCTGAGCGTCCGCGAGGTCACCGGGCAGCCGATCCTGTTCGCGTCCAACGGTGAGAAGCTCGAGGACTTCGACGTCTTCCACCCGGACCGGATGTCTTCGCGCATCCTCGGGATGGGCGACCTGCTCACCCTGATCGAGCAGGCCGAGCAGTACTTCGACGCCGAGCAGTCGGCCGCCGCCGCGCAGAAGATCAGCTCCGGTGAGCTGTCCCTGGAGGACTTCCTCCAGCAGATGCTGCAGCTGCGCAAGATGGGCCCGATCGGCAACATCCTGAACATGCTCCCGGGCGCCAACCAGGGGCAGATGAAGGCCGCGCTGGATCAGGTCGACGACCGGCAGATCGACCGGCTGCAGGCCATCA is from Pseudonocardia autotrophica and encodes:
- the ffh gene encoding signal recognition particle protein — its product is MFDSLSERLGSTLRDLRGKGRLSDADIDATAREIRIALLEADVALPVVRQFINRVKERAKGAEVSQALNPAQQVVKIVNEELVGILGGETRRLNLAKEPPTVIMLAGLQGAGKTTLAGKLARWLKGQGHTPLLVACDLQRPNAVNQLQIVGERAGVPTFAPHPGATGSGELPQGPGDPVGVARDGIAHARDKQYDVVVVDTAGRLGVDEELMRQASDIRTAVQPDEVLFVVDAMIGQDAVATAEAFRDGVGFTGVVLTKLDGDARGGAALSVREVTGQPILFASNGEKLEDFDVFHPDRMSSRILGMGDLLTLIEQAEQYFDAEQSAAAAQKISSGELSLEDFLQQMLQLRKMGPIGNILNMLPGANQGQMKAALDQVDDRQIDRLQAIIRSMTPAERDDPKVINASRRVRIANGSGTTVSDVNDLVNRFFEARKMMKQMAGQFGLGGGGRSATKKIPKNPRKARQAKKGRRSGNPANRAAQGAPDLSNLPPTLQQLPPGLGSMDSLPPGFDPSKLNFGKKK
- a CDS encoding ammonium transporter produces the protein MLMTPGLALFYGGQAGSKSVLNMMMMVFSALGLVGVLWILYGYSMVFGADIGGGLLGNPGTYFGLTSILENDEASELVPELAIVGFQAMFAILTTALIAGAAADRMKFGAWMLFSGLWVTLVYFPVAHWVFDLDQGWIATSLGALDFAGGTAVHINAGVAALVLCIIMGKRRSWPREAARPHNLTMVMLGAGILWFGWFGFNAGSAGAADWAAGFAFVNTIAATAAAILGWLIVEKLRYGKATSLGAASGIVAGLVAITPAAAAVSPLGALVVGAVAGALSAYAVGLKYKLGYDDSFDVVGVHFVSGLWGTLAIGFFGTAVAPDATDGLFYGGGVSQLGIQAVAALATIVYCAIVTTIIVYIVKFTIGLRVEDESEQAGIDEAEHAETGYELSGLRGGGGLGSAPKPPAAAAPTTPAKQEA
- a CDS encoding P-II family nitrogen regulator; translation: MKLVTAIVKPFVLEDVKGALEQIGVLGLTISEVQGYGRQKGHTEVYRGAEYSVDFVPKVRVEVVVDDALLDKVVDAVVEAARTGKIGDGKVWVTAVETVVRVRTGERGTDAI
- a CDS encoding [protein-PII] uridylyltransferase; translation: MTVLGSGEAADLVKAKSVLLESNGRHHHGPEALRAALVDLHDFWLSSRCATLGFGGDGGGVALVAVGALGRRDLCPYSDLDLVLLHDGRKGIETLAEQLWYPLWDAGIGLDHSVRTPGQAVQVATTDLRAALGLLEARHIGGDGTLSGKVRDAVRQAWRAGIRNRFDEIVDTTTERWRRNGDVAHRIEPDLKNGHGGLRDIQLIDALATAQLVDRPSSEVMEARTLLLNVRTELHRRSGRARDVLRAQDADEIAASVGFADVGDRFDLARALSGAARAVAFGAEVGLRQARNALPRRGLAALRRAPVRRPLDSGVVEHGGEVGLARDASAAKDPALVLRVAATAARTGLPISAGTLTRLADTAPELRTPWPRAALAELLALLGTGQAMVDVIESLDRTGLWGRLFPEWGAVRDLPPRDRTHVWTVDRHLVEVCVQAARLTTRVSRPDLLLVGALLHDIGKGRGGDHSVVGESLVRQIGERLGMRGSDVELLAAMVRHHLLLPHTATRRDPEDPATVTRVLDTLRSAVGGDDERVAVLVELLDALAEADSLGTGPGVWSPWRRTLIQGLSGRCLSALDGRPFVEPGPPDPAYKEMIEAVAEDGVPQVRFSTGDDVATVAVALPDGRGALSAAAGVVALHSLQVHTADVAITAADDTGAVAVLTFAVTPRFGGLPDPALVRSDLIRVRGGSLALPEALARKERDYAPSTPEVERTAPPRVLWFDDEASGAVVLELRGTDRIGLLHHVTAALERTGVDLVWARVETLGASIVDSFGIAGAPERAARREIERAVLAAAVARPRA
- a CDS encoding AAA family ATPase, which translates into the protein MGPAHFVDPLVVRLSGRTLLLVAGLPGAGKSTLLAAMTAPAGVRVLDSGAARAALARRLPAAMPYGSYRWLTHLAHRTGVVLACAGRTETVVVHLPATSPAVRTAVRALARASRRAPHLLWLDVPSDQAMAGQHARGRVVRRRQFAVHVERAREASERLRAGRERGWESVRIADRSGARHGLALAK